From a single Canis aureus isolate CA01 chromosome 5, VMU_Caureus_v.1.0, whole genome shotgun sequence genomic region:
- the TAF12 gene encoding transcription initiation factor TFIID subunit 12 isoform X2, producing MNQFGPSALINLSNFSSIKPEPASTPPQGSMANSTTVVKIPGTPGTGGRLSPENNQVLTKKKLQDLVREVDPNEQLDEDVEEMLLQIADDFIESVVTAACQLARHRKSSTLEVKDVQLHLERQWNMWIPGFGSEEIRPYKKACTTEAHKQRMALIRKTTKK from the exons ATGAACCAGTTTGGCCCCTCAGCCCTAATCAACCTCTCCAATTTCTCATCCATAAAACCGGAACCAGCCAGCACCCCTCCACAAGGCTCCATGGCCAATAGCACTACAGTGGTAAAGATACCAGGCACTCCTGGGACAGGAGGGCGTCTCAGCCCTGAGAACAATCAG GTATTGACCAAGAAGAAATTACAAGACTTAGTAAGAGAAGTGGATCCTAATGAGCAATTGGATGAAGATGTGGAGGAG ATGCTGCTGCAGATTGCTGATGATTTTATTGAGAGTGTGGTGACAGCAGCCTGCCAGCTTGCTCGGCATCGCAAGTCCAGCACCCTGGAGGTGAAAGATGTCCAGCTGCATCTAG AACGCCAGTGGAACATGTGGATCCCAGGATTTGGCTCTGAAGAAATCCGACCCTACAAAAAGGCTTGCACCACAGAGGCCCACAAACAG AGAATGGCATTGATCCGGAAAACAACCAAGAAATAA
- the TAF12 gene encoding transcription initiation factor TFIID subunit 12 isoform X1: MAASHFTGLTAVADVIKDLDTQIALIGLGPHSSKKKQDLDKLYELKSKARQIMNQFGPSALINLSNFSSIKPEPASTPPQGSMANSTTVVKIPGTPGTGGRLSPENNQVLTKKKLQDLVREVDPNEQLDEDVEEMLLQIADDFIESVVTAACQLARHRKSSTLEVKDVQLHLERQWNMWIPGFGSEEIRPYKKACTTEAHKQRMALIRKTTKK; the protein is encoded by the exons ATGGCTGCCTCTCATTTCACCGGGCTCACAGCCGTTGCTGATGTAATTAAAGATCTAGACACTCAGATAGCT TTGATTGGCCTTGGTCCTCACAGCTCCAAAAAGAAACAGGATCTTGATAAGCTCTATGAGCTGAAGTCCAAAGCTCGGCAGATTATGAACCAGTTTGGCCCCTCAGCCCTAATCAACCTCTCCAATTTCTCATCCATAAAACCGGAACCAGCCAGCACCCCTCCACAAGGCTCCATGGCCAATAGCACTACAGTGGTAAAGATACCAGGCACTCCTGGGACAGGAGGGCGTCTCAGCCCTGAGAACAATCAG GTATTGACCAAGAAGAAATTACAAGACTTAGTAAGAGAAGTGGATCCTAATGAGCAATTGGATGAAGATGTGGAGGAG ATGCTGCTGCAGATTGCTGATGATTTTATTGAGAGTGTGGTGACAGCAGCCTGCCAGCTTGCTCGGCATCGCAAGTCCAGCACCCTGGAGGTGAAAGATGTCCAGCTGCATCTAG AACGCCAGTGGAACATGTGGATCCCAGGATTTGGCTCTGAAGAAATCCGACCCTACAAAAAGGCTTGCACCACAGAGGCCCACAAACAG AGAATGGCATTGATCCGGAAAACAACCAAGAAATAA